The following coding sequences are from one Diachasmimorpha longicaudata isolate KC_UGA_2023 chromosome 6, iyDiaLong2, whole genome shotgun sequence window:
- the LOC135163831 gene encoding protein broad-minded-like: MSEMTVSLRKWVKKYIRERFNDDIEQQLNDGRVEDARERKKSEKNETKILSQLIANDMVKSREICEIIAALKKMKDTTNNDDDNGQGNVNLANIDENFQAYRSDDLTENWDGPLLPSSQMEGNNLFLIFDEIKMDKPVHVRLGGFEMLLESDLSNNCNSDAFKELLNLLKDGIVDTTRAVFEASLRLHGKLLNSPRSHEVYTNLVNAFEALYHSEKFHESLPNFGTGINFKIFIHEKLLRILYVIVRFHREMLKNVRIIDRTMEEMIDQFFVLLMYDESKKNSHCKNLSPLNLVSVLEPHSNWSEKWIHSVATKRIFISAVSKSPTLLHTVCEIVQKGLDQTTFNGAFGYSIKDDVIQSMSRSVYISGETVETITYLHCLNFVAQINNCFDGTSTNMALGYFLELPLSCEVFTLALITSLNSLATTTIPKAIYNASQHALKLILDQPTRSFDSTVAHASLIPLMNIIENNGNLWTHTLDLINFILDSDDGLSFFTSLYRSTPSDELDSSSLATPASSFLNYASNLLRQPIALMNVDHVIQVLELVGKLFHIIKNFSIIHEIVKNDLYPSIEYFYKKIQKYSIRHDNNSQLLDSVIQEMVLKIVAWPLGLQLLSKNQQTLEELIRGSINPFRHCWNSNDIIFFISSVSYIDPGCKLMANLIPHTVSMLLDEINGNMDNPENLADLRDCKHVEKFIHVLSLFTLNTKCFLIFMLDEDSADENSSYPRNLCQLFNHALTIDSTFHYISLLSLETVVWNLDILIYLLNRYNLQSKFLELQTSCLIEVTKYKENTQDEGIEEEFNDNENYAEENKNEKTKESHEVHVIDEGSMLRSSILSKSYFIRHKLEKLTHDENPENCILYSNFPPTTTLGNNEVIFSMSESPSELEEFLDNCKPGLRDSAWVMQIRNAHRNSPNPMKHSTYLNLLDQMESAIAAVDWIDMYKWDDSKSPPFGHQWLPEEDIGLDLVIRCAEYHWKNPSSTSHFKDKLKKFFESTHKFIKYQRRECFEEFDWFLATVVIICEGNFDRCKDFVKSIVRFPSTIFMWNFHGISYAKASKIESFATQLSLAQQIDAIVIQEFPGMNYAMMNEWGFKWWMICNRFLSQCFWGVLEWSEIIHFLAVCILYPPDHIVYYCISLLQHCEAKIMQDIVDKKYWPESIDLRSYQCHNYIDYMDRLSKKYRNQILSSLNQNKSSGIEED, from the exons ATGTCAGAAATGACTGTTTCCCTTCGCAAGTGGGTAAAGAAGTATATAAGAGAACGATTCAACGATGATATTGAACAACAATTAAACGATGGAAGGGTAGAAGATGCTAGGGAGAGGAAAAAGtccgaaaaaaatgaaacaaaaattttatcacaATTAATTGCCAATGACATGGTGAAGTCTCGTGAAATTTGTGAAATAATTGCAGCTTTAAAGAAAATGAAGGATACAACAAACAATGACGACGATAATGGGCAAGGTAACGTAAATTTGGCAAATATTGACGAAAATTTTCAGGCGTACAGGAGTGATGATCTAACCGAAAACTGGGATGGCCCTTTGCTACCATCATCCCAGATGGAGGGTAACAatctttttttgatttttgatgaaattaaaatggaCAAACCGGTCCATGTGAGACTCGGTGGATTTGAAATGCTTCTGGAAAGTGATTTGTCAAACAATTGCAACAGCGATGCATTTAAAGAGCTTCTAAATCTACTAAAGGATGGCATTGTTGACACGACAAGGGCAGTTTTTGAAGCCAGTCTTCGCCTTCATGGAAAACTGCTCAACAGTCCTCGATCTCATGAGGTCTATACCAATCTTGTGAATGCCTTTGAGGCATTATATCACTCGGAGAAATTCCACGAAAGCCTTCCAAATTTTGGCACAGGCATCAacttcaaaatatttatccacGAAAAATTACTGCGAATACTTTATGTTATTGTCAGATTTCACAGGGAAATGTTGAAGAATGTGAGAATCATAGACAGAACAATGGAAGAAATGATTGATCAGTTTTTTGTTCTACTGATGTACGATGAGAGTAAGAAAAATTCACACTGCAAGAACCTTAGCCCATTGAATCTAGTATCTGTCCTGGAACCCCATTCTAATTGGAGTGAAAAATGGATCCATAGTGTGGCAAcgaaaagaattttcatttctgcTGTGTCAAAATCACCAACATTACTGCATACAGTATGTGAAATTGTACAAAAGGGCCTGGATCAAACGACATTCAATGGGGCCTTTGGATATTCCATAAAAGACGATGTAATCCAGTCGATGTCCCGTTCAGTGTACATATCAGGTGAAACTGTAGAAACAATAACCTATTTGCATTGTCTAAATTTTGTagctcaaataaataattgttttgaTGGTACTTCGACAAATATGGCGCTGGGTTATTTCCTAGAGTTGCCTTTGTCGTGTGAAGTTTTTACTTTGGCCTTGATAACTTCACTCAATTCACTGGCTACAACAACAATTCCAAAAGCTATTTACAACGCATCGCAACATGCCTTGAAACTCATCCTCGATCAGCCAACACGTTCTTTCGACTCTACGGTGGCTCATGCTTCACTAATTCCCCTCATGAACATTATTGAGAACAATGGAAATTTGTGGACACACACCCttgatttgattaattttattcttgATTCTGATGATGGACTGTCATTTTTTACATCTCTGTATCGAAGCACGCCTTCTGACGAATTGGACTCATCTTCTCTAGCTACTCCAGCCTCAAGTTTTCTAAATTATGCATCTAATCTTCTACGACAACCAATAGCCCTCATGAATGTTGATCATGTTATCCAAGTACTTGAATTGGTTGGGAAATTGTTtcatattattaaaaatttcagtatTATTCATGAGATAGTGAAAAATGACTTGTACCCTTCGATAGAATATTTCTACaagaaaattcagaaatattcaataagacATGACAATAACAGTCAACTTTTAGACAG cGTCATTCAGGAAATGgtattgaaaattgtagcTTGGCCTCTTGGAttacaattattatcaaaaaacCAACAGACCCTTGAGGAACTAATCAGGGGCTCCATAAACCCCTTTCGCCATTGCTGGAATTCTAatgacataattttcttcatctcTTCTGTAAGTTATATCGATCCAGGCTGCAAATTAATGGCCAATCTGATTCCACATACAGTATCAATGCTGTTAGATGAAATCAATGGCAATATGGATAACCCAGAAAATTTAGCTGATCTACGAGATTGCAAACacgtagaaaaatttattcacgttCTTTCGCTGTTTACGCTCAATACAAAAT GTTTTTTGATTTTCATGTTGGATGAAGATTCAGCTGACGAAAACTCCAGCTATCCTCGTAATTTATGTCAACTCTTCAATCATGCTTTAACGATTGATTCAACTTTCCACTATATCAGTCTATTATCATTAGAAACTGTTGTTTGGAATcttgatattttaatttatttactcaaTCGTTACAATTTACag TCAAAGTTCCTTGAACTTCAAACTTCCTGTCTCATTGAAGTTACAAAATATAAAGAAAACACTCAAGACGAAGGAATTGAGGAAGAATTTAATGATAATGAGAATTAtgctgaagaaaataaaaatgagaaaaccaAGGAGAGTCACGAAGTTCATGTTATCGATGAAGGTAGCATGCTTCGCAGCAGCATTCTGTCAAAATCTTATTTTATCCGTcataaattagaaaaattgactCATGATGAGAATCCAGAAAACTGTATACTCTATTCCAATTTTCCACCTACGACGACACTTGGAAATAAtgaggtaattttttcaatgtctgAGTCTCCTTCGGAACTCGAAGAATTCCTGGATAACTGTAAGCCAGGTCTCAGGGATAGTGCTTGGGTCATGCAGATCAGGAATGCCCATCGCAATTCACCGAATCCAATGAAG CACTCTACCTATTTAAATCTCTTGGATCAAATGGAGAGTGCAATCGCGGCTGTTGATTGGATTGACATGTACAAATGGGATGATTCTAAATCACCACCATTTGGCCACCAGTGGTTGCCAGAGGAGGACATCGGTCTGGATTTGGTTATTAGATGTGCCGAATATCACTGGAAAAATCCAAGTAGTACATCCCATTTCAAAGACAAACttaagaaattttttgaatcaacccacaaattcataaaataccAGAGACGTGAATGTTTTGAGGAGTTTGACTGGTTTCTCGCAACAGTAGTCATCATTTGCGAGGGCAATTTTGACAG ATGTAAAGATTTTGTCAAGAGTATTGTGCGATTcccatcaacaatttttatgtgGAATTTTCATGGCATATCATATGCAAAAGCAAGTAAGATTGAAAGTTTCGCAACACAACTCAGCCTGGCCCAGCAAATTGACGCAATTGTAATTCAAGAATTTCCTGGAATGAACTATGCTATGATG AATGAGTGGGGCTTCAAATGGTGGATGATCTGCAACCGATTTTTATCTCAATGTTTCTGGGGTGTACTCGAATGGTCGgaaattattcactttttGGCTGTATGCATATTATATCCTCCCGATCACATTGTTTACTATTGTATTTCACTGCTGCAACACTGTGAAGCAAAAATCATGCAGGACATTGTTGACAAAAAATATTGGCCGGAAAGCATT GATTTGCGTAGTTACCAGTGTCACAATTATATAGATTACATGGATCGATTATCGAAAAAGTATCGAAATCAAATTCTTTCATCCCTGAATCAAAACAAATCTTCTGGAATCgaagaggattaa
- the LOC135163849 gene encoding apoptosis-inducing factor 1, mitochondrial, translated as MLSCGRGIGQISRITRHAYPNCIKSAVFEFTGQIGNLSNGSNNKVNKPVKPRGRTIKAEECLPPKFNEKSTQPSSKSSVTSGCPPACEEICGKIQPKGPSENNNAPKYWKHIIAVIIFAGVAVYTYTRTDWMNQGNEGAASKSPSKKKKESEKQKKTVKVRYPVSSDFLPTDVPYLLIGGGTAAFSAFRSIKSRDPKAKVLVITNEPDHPYMRPPLSKELWYNKNREVSAQLTFRQWNGTERSLYYEPPEFYANVDNLMKSDKGGVAVATGWTVKNIDPINRLAILEDGYEIKYDKCLIATGASPKNLSIFENADESVTSKVIPFRTKDDFLQLEERLADPKLKNIVIVGGGFLGSELACSLSRNLGNTQKHVYQIYKEKFIMSQVLPEYLCEWTTKKSTMEGVTCVPNVEIENYEVKNGQLNLILNNGKMIEADQVVVALGVAANTQLAEPSNLEVDPETGGFLVNAELEARSNVWVAGDAACFYDVKLGRRRVEHHDHAVISGRLAGENMTGAGKPYLHQSMFWSDLGPDVGYEAIGIVDSSLPTVGVFAKAEDTNDNAKTSATEMSDQVKEEKTAQNLWQTNKDEKNPVASIPEQDYGKGIIFYLRNDTVVGIVLWNIFNRMSLARQVLARGTHYEDLNEIAKLFAIHEE; from the exons ATGTTGAGTTGTGGTAGAGGAATTGGTCAAATATCACGGATCACCAGACATGCATATCCCAATTGCATAAAATCAGCAGTTTTTGAATTTACTGGCC AAATTGGAAATCTCAGCAATGGGAGTAATAATAAAGTTAACAAGCCTGTAAAACCACGGGGTAGAACAATTAAGGCTGAGGAATGTTTGCCaccaaaattcaatgaaaaatcaacacaGCCTTCCTCAAAGAGCTCTGTTACTAGTGGATGTCCACCAGCGTGTGAAGAAATTTGTGGTAAAATACAACCCAAGGGCCCCTCGGAGAATAACAATGCTCCTAAATACTGGAAACATATTATTGCCGTCATCATCTTTGCAGGTGTTGCAGTCTATACG tACACTCGTACAGATTGGATGAACCAAGGAAACGAGGGAGCAGCATCGAAAAGTCCCTCTAAAA AGAAAAAAGAGAGTGAAAAACAGAAGAAAACAGTAAAGGTCCGCTATCCTGTCAGTTCAGATTTCCTCCCGACAGACGTTCCCTATTTATTAATTGGGGGAGGAACAGCTGCATTTTCTGCATTTCGATCAATTAAATCTCGCGATCCAAAAGCTAAG gtACTTGTGATAACGAACGAGCCAGATCATCCTTATATGAGGCCACCATTATCAAAAGAATTGTGGTACAACAAAAATCGTGAAGTATCCGCACAGTTGACTTTTAGACAGTGGAATGGCACAGAAAGAAG TTTGTACTATGAACCCCCAGAGTTCTATGCAAATGTCGATAATCTTATGAAATCAGACAAGGGTGGTGTGGCTGTTGCAACAGGTTGGacggtaaaaaatattgatcctATTAACAGACTAGCAATACTCGAGGACGGATATGAAATTAAGTACGATAAGTGTCTCATTGCGACTGGCGCATCGCCGAAGAATCTCTCGATATTCGAAAATGCCGATGAATCAGTTACATCTAAAGTCATTCCATTCAGGACGAAAGATGATTTTCTTCAACTTGAGGAGAGACTCGCTGATCCGAAATTGAAGAATATCGTTATTGTTGGGGGTGGATTTTTAGGCTCAGAGCTTGCCTGCTCACTCTCACGAAATCTTGGAAATACACAGAAACATGTGTATCAGATTTACaaggaaaaattcataatgtcACAAGTTTTGCCGGAGTATTTGTGTGAATGGACGACGAAGAAATCGACAATGGAGGGAGTGACTTGTGTGCCTAATGTGGAAATTGAGAATTACGAAGTGAAGAACGGGCAGTTGAATTTGATAttgaataatggaaaaatg ATTGAAGCTGATCAAGTGGTAGTTGCACTGGGAGTTGCTGCTAATACCCAACTCGCTGAGCCATCAAATCTCGAAGTTGATCCAGAGACCGGTGGATTTTTGGTAAATGCTGAACTCGAAGCACGAAGTAATGTTTGGGTAGCTGGTGATGCAGCTTGTTTCTACGATGTAAAACTCGGTCGTAGACGAGTCGAGCATCACGATCATGCAGTCATTTCTGGAAGACTTGCTGGCGAAAATATGACTGGTGCAGGTAAGCCTTACTTGCATCAGTCAATGTTTTGGTCTGACCTGGGTCCAGACGTTGGTTACgaggccattggaatcgtcgATTCCAGCCTTCCTACGGTCGGTGTATTTGCCAAAGCTGAAGATACGAATGATAATGCAAAGACAAGTGCTACAGAAATGAGCGATCAGGTAAAAGAAGAAAAGACTGCTCAAAATCTGTGGCAGACTaacaaagatgaaaaaaatccagtggCTTCAATACCAGAACAGGATTATGGCAAGGGAATAATTTTCTATCTCAGGAATGACACTGTGGTGGGCATTGTTCTGTGGAATATCTTTAACCGTATGTCACTGGCTCGTCAG GTGCTGGCAAGAGGAACTCATTATGAAGATTTAAATGAAATAGCAAAACTCTTTGCCATTCACgaggaataa
- the LOC135163890 gene encoding proteasome assembly chaperone 2 isoform X3, whose amino-acid sequence MIKVTIPENFRDCTLIIPAVAVGNVAQLTIDLIISNGEFERIGHITSSCFIPIIGGNPYVDNSTELCTSCDIYHNFQRKLIAIQIRSPVTKKPSALFNSIKQFVDDHGIDKVIILTSGWAHTRIDTQIQSDPMRYLVSSSFLSKYGQKIDDSGWIALEERPFRCGTGGDVRIPGGGFAHQLFEFLKQCEIPTAILLRFCSEGDNILDAVALLNYTCKWISMTISDIRVPNSWKFLYGKPAPNNLY is encoded by the exons ATGATAAAAGTGACGATTCCAGAAAATTTCCGTGACTGTACATTGATAATTCCTGCAGTAGCAGTGGGAAATGTAGCACAGTTGACCATTGATCTCATAATTTCAAACGGTGAATTCGAAAGAATAGGACACATAACGAGTTCCTGCTTCATTCCAATTATCGGTGGCAATCCCTATGTCGATAATTCAACGGAACTTTGTACCTCGTGTgatatttatcataatttccagagaaaattaattgctaTTCAGATACGATCACCTGTCACAAAGAAACCCAGCGCTTTGTTCAATTCTATTAAGCAGTTTGTTGATGATCATGGGATTGACAAG GTTATCATTTTAACGAGCGGATGGGCCCACACAAGAATTGATACTCAAATTCAAAGTGATCCAATGCGATATTTGGTTTCATCGAGTTTTCTATCGAAATACGGACAAAAGATTGATGATTCTGGATGGATAGCACTTGAGGAGAGACCATTCAGGTGTGGAACGGGAGGTGATGTGAGAATACCTGGTGGTGGATTCGCTCATCAGTTATTTGAATTTCTTAAACAGTGTGAAATTCCCACAGCAATTCTCCTTCGATTCTGTTCAGAAGGAGATAATATACTGGATGCTGTAGCTCTTTTGAATTATACATGTAAATGGATTTCGATGACTATTTCTGACATTAGGGTGCCGAATTCGTGGAAATTTCTGTACGGAAAACCGGCTCCTAATAATCTGTACTAG
- the LOC135163890 gene encoding proteasome assembly chaperone 2 isoform X4 — protein sequence MIKVTIPENFRDCTLIIPAVAVGNVAQLTIDLIISNGEFERIGHITSSCFIPIIGGNPYVDNSTELCTSCDIYHNFQRKLIAIQIRSPVTKKPSALFNSIKQFVDDHGIDKVIILTSGWAHTRIDTQIQSDPMRYLVSSSFLSKYGQKIDDSGWIALEERPFRCGTGGDVRIPGGGFAHQLFEFLKQCEIPTAILLRFCSEGDNILDAVALLNYTSLTLEWQIYGNSINN from the exons ATGATAAAAGTGACGATTCCAGAAAATTTCCGTGACTGTACATTGATAATTCCTGCAGTAGCAGTGGGAAATGTAGCACAGTTGACCATTGATCTCATAATTTCAAACGGTGAATTCGAAAGAATAGGACACATAACGAGTTCCTGCTTCATTCCAATTATCGGTGGCAATCCCTATGTCGATAATTCAACGGAACTTTGTACCTCGTGTgatatttatcataatttccagagaaaattaattgctaTTCAGATACGATCACCTGTCACAAAGAAACCCAGCGCTTTGTTCAATTCTATTAAGCAGTTTGTTGATGATCATGGGATTGACAAG GTTATCATTTTAACGAGCGGATGGGCCCACACAAGAATTGATACTCAAATTCAAAGTGATCCAATGCGATATTTGGTTTCATCGAGTTTTCTATCGAAATACGGACAAAAGATTGATGATTCTGGATGGATAGCACTTGAGGAGAGACCATTCAGGTGTGGAACGGGAGGTGATGTGAGAATACCTGGTGGTGGATTCGCTCATCAGTTATTTGAATTTCTTAAACAGTGTGAAATTCCCACAGCAATTCTCCTTCGATTCTGTTCAGAAGGAGATAATATACTGGATGCTGTAGCTCTTTTGAATTATACAT ccCTAACATTGGAATGgcaaatttatggaaattcgataaataattga
- the LOC135163890 gene encoding proteasome assembly chaperone 2 isoform X1 has protein sequence MIKVTIPENFRDCTLIIPAVAVGNVAQLTIDLIISNGEFERIGHITSSCFIPIIGGNPYVDNSTELCTSCDIYHNFQRKLIAIQIRSPVTKKPSALFNSIKQFVDDHGIDKVIILTSGWAHTRIDTQIQSDPMRYLVSSSFLSKYGQKIDDSGWIALEERPFRCGTGGDVRIPGGGFAHQLFEFLKQCEIPTAILLRFCSEGDNILDAVALLNYTCKWISMTISDIRVPNSWKFLYGKPAPNNLPNIGMANLWKFDK, from the exons ATGATAAAAGTGACGATTCCAGAAAATTTCCGTGACTGTACATTGATAATTCCTGCAGTAGCAGTGGGAAATGTAGCACAGTTGACCATTGATCTCATAATTTCAAACGGTGAATTCGAAAGAATAGGACACATAACGAGTTCCTGCTTCATTCCAATTATCGGTGGCAATCCCTATGTCGATAATTCAACGGAACTTTGTACCTCGTGTgatatttatcataatttccagagaaaattaattgctaTTCAGATACGATCACCTGTCACAAAGAAACCCAGCGCTTTGTTCAATTCTATTAAGCAGTTTGTTGATGATCATGGGATTGACAAG GTTATCATTTTAACGAGCGGATGGGCCCACACAAGAATTGATACTCAAATTCAAAGTGATCCAATGCGATATTTGGTTTCATCGAGTTTTCTATCGAAATACGGACAAAAGATTGATGATTCTGGATGGATAGCACTTGAGGAGAGACCATTCAGGTGTGGAACGGGAGGTGATGTGAGAATACCTGGTGGTGGATTCGCTCATCAGTTATTTGAATTTCTTAAACAGTGTGAAATTCCCACAGCAATTCTCCTTCGATTCTGTTCAGAAGGAGATAATATACTGGATGCTGTAGCTCTTTTGAATTATACATGTAAATGGATTTCGATGACTATTTCTGACATTAGGGTGCCGAATTCGTGGAAATTTCTGTACGGAAAACCGGCTCCTAATAATCT ccCTAACATTGGAATGgcaaatttatggaaattcgataaataa
- the LOC135163890 gene encoding proteasome assembly chaperone 2 isoform X2, producing MIKVTIPENFRDCTLIIPAVAVGNVAQLTIDLIISNGEFERIGHITSSCFIPIIGGNPYVDNSTELCTSCDIYHNFQRKLIAIQIRSPVTKKPSALFNSIKQFVDDHGIDKVIILTSGWAHTRIDTQIQSDPMRYLVSSSFLSKYGQKIDDSGWIALEERPFRCGTGGDVRIPGGGFAHQLFEFLKQCEIPTAILLRFCSEGDNILDAVALLNYTCKWISMTISDIRVPNSWKFLPNIGMANLWKFDK from the exons ATGATAAAAGTGACGATTCCAGAAAATTTCCGTGACTGTACATTGATAATTCCTGCAGTAGCAGTGGGAAATGTAGCACAGTTGACCATTGATCTCATAATTTCAAACGGTGAATTCGAAAGAATAGGACACATAACGAGTTCCTGCTTCATTCCAATTATCGGTGGCAATCCCTATGTCGATAATTCAACGGAACTTTGTACCTCGTGTgatatttatcataatttccagagaaaattaattgctaTTCAGATACGATCACCTGTCACAAAGAAACCCAGCGCTTTGTTCAATTCTATTAAGCAGTTTGTTGATGATCATGGGATTGACAAG GTTATCATTTTAACGAGCGGATGGGCCCACACAAGAATTGATACTCAAATTCAAAGTGATCCAATGCGATATTTGGTTTCATCGAGTTTTCTATCGAAATACGGACAAAAGATTGATGATTCTGGATGGATAGCACTTGAGGAGAGACCATTCAGGTGTGGAACGGGAGGTGATGTGAGAATACCTGGTGGTGGATTCGCTCATCAGTTATTTGAATTTCTTAAACAGTGTGAAATTCCCACAGCAATTCTCCTTCGATTCTGTTCAGAAGGAGATAATATACTGGATGCTGTAGCTCTTTTGAATTATACATGTAAATGGATTTCGATGACTATTTCTGACATTAGGGTGCCGAATTCGTGGAAATTTCT ccCTAACATTGGAATGgcaaatttatggaaattcgataaataa
- the LOC135163905 gene encoding translocon-associated protein subunit delta, with protein sequence MVKYLVGSCIFFLSVCGVLGETCEKPEITASAYVTEDATILTNVAFTTQFTLKCSNGVKDISLYAECEGKSLPAVRLSTDNKYQVSWTEDVKKVRSGDYSVKLYDEESYAALRKTMRNGENPEAVKPLAVVTLNNPGVYQGPWINSELLAVVLAVVVSYAAFSAKAKLSA encoded by the exons ATGGTAAAGTATCTTGTAGGTTCGTGCATTTTCTTCCTCTCCGTTTGTGGTGTTCTTGGAGAAACCTGTGAGAAACCTGAGATTACCGCTTCAGCATATGTAACGGAAGATGCAACAATTCTCACAAATGTTGCATTCACCACTCAATTTACATTGAAATGCAGCAACGGAGTGAAGGATATTTCACTTTATGCTGAGTGCGAGGGCAAATCTCTACCAGCTGTACGACTTAGCACTGATAACAAATACCAG GTATCGTGGACAGAAGATGTGAAAAAAGTACGCTCTGGTGACTATAGTGTCAAATTATATGACGAGGAGAGCTATGCAGCCCTTCGCAAGACTATGCGAAACGGGGAAAATCCGGAGGCTGTTAAACCTTTGGCAGTTGTAACACTCAATAACCCAGGTGTTTATCAAGGACCCTGGATCAATTCCGAATTACTTGCGGTAGTTCTCGCTGTTGTTGTATCATATGCTGCCTTCTCGGCGAAAGCAAAGCTCTCTGCTTAA